CAACACAGTTGGCCGACGGAGCTGCTCGCGCGGCCTCGGCGATGTCTCAGAGGGTTGCATGAGCGGGTTGCATGAGCGGGTTGCCTGAGCAGGTTGCCTGAGCAGGTTGCATGAGCGGGCTACACGAGCGGGCTGCACGAGCGGCCGCGCTTACAACGAAATCTTCCCTGTGCAGATGTCTCTGAACATCACCCAGTCGCCCATCAGGCTGTAGATCGGATGGCGGAATGTGGCGGGCCGGTTCTTTTCGAAGAAGAAATGCCCGGCCCATGCAAACCCATATCCACATATGACCGCCGCCGGCAGCCACATCCAGTCGGCCGACGCGAGCGCCATTGCGAGGCAGCCGATCACGCCGAGCGAGCCGAGAAAGTGCAGACGCCGCGACGTGAGATTGCGATGCTCTTCAAGGTAATACGGATAGAACTCGGCGAAGCTCGCGAAGTGCGGTTCGTGTTGCGTGGAATGCGGGTCCATCGTCAGCTCCCGTGCGTTGCCGCTTGCAGGATGGATTCATTTTGCTGCGTTCCATTTGCGCGTGCAACCTGGCCATTCGGCCAATGGTGCGCAACCGCTCAGGCGGGTACGCTGGCAGGTGACGTCAAGGCGAACGTAAAAAGTGCATCGAGCGTCGCGTCGGGCTGTTCGGCCATCAGCGCGTGTCCGGCGTCGAGCGTGACGATGTCGAACGGCACCTGCGATTGGCGCAACGCATCGGCCAGTGCACGCGTTGCGCGCGGCGGCGTCATCAGGTCGCGTTTGCCCACAATCATCCGTACCGGGCAGCGCACGCGAGCGGCGCGATCGAGGCCGTCGGCATAGGCGTTGCACGCGCTGAAGTCGGTATGAAAAAGACGAGGTTCGCCGGTCGCCGCAACGCGCTCCATCAGGCGCTGGTTCATGCCGTGCAGCCAGAAGCCCGGCGCGGGGCATGACGGCTTGGCGGAGATCGTCGAATGCGACCATTGGTTGACCATGTCGATCGCTTCGGTTTCGCGCTCGCGCGCCGCGGCGAGCAGCGTATCGGAAACGGTCATCGGAGCGGCGGTGGCGAGAAGCGCAAGATGCGTCGCGCGTGCCGCGTAACGCGCCGCGAAGTCGAGCGCGACGAGCGAGCCCATGCTGTGTCCCGCGACAAACGCGCGTGCGATGCCGGTTGCGTCGAGCAGTGCCGCGAGCCAGTCGGCGAGTTCGCCGATGCTGGCGAGCGCCGGGCCCGCGCTACGGCAGTGCCCGGGCAGGTCGAGTGCGAGCACGCCAAAGCCGTGATGCGCGAAGTAGCGCGTTTGCAGCGCCCAGACGCTGTGGTCGTGTTCCGCGCCGTGGATAAAAACAGCCGTCGGCAGCGCGGGATCGAAGGGTTTGCCGCCTGTGTACGCGTAGGCCGCTTTGCCGTTCACATCGACGATCATGGGCATTCCTTGCGCGTGGTACCGGGTTGCGCAGCGGAGGACGTCGAGGCGGTGGCCTGCTGCGGCTGGCGTTCCTTTGTGCCGACGCCCGCGCCGGCGGCCTTTTGTACCGCTTTCAGGGCCCGTTTGAGATCGTCGATCAGGTCGTCCGGGTCTTCGAGGCCGACCGACAGGCGCACCGTGCCCTCGGCGATGCCGGCGGCCGCGAGCGCGGCGGTGTCCATTCGAAAGTGTGTCGTGGAGGCGGGGTGAATCACGAGCGAGCGCGCATCGCCGACGTTCGCGAGATGCGAAAACAGCGTGAGCGCCTCGATGAACCGGCGACCGGCCGCGCGGTCGCCTCGCAGGTTGAAGCTGAACACGGCGCCGGCGCCGCGCGGAAGCAGACGCTTCGCGAGCGCATGATCCGGATGCGATGGCAACTCGGGGTAGGCGACCGATTCGACAGCCGGATGCGCGGCGAGAAAGTCGACCACCTTGCGCGTGTTCGCGACGTGGCGCTCCATGCGCAGCGGCAAGGTTTCGATGCCCTGCAGCAATTGCCAGGCGGCTTGCGGATGCAGGCATGCGCCGAAATCGCGCAGCCCCTCGCGCCGCGCGCGCAGCAGGAACGGCGCGACGGTGCTTTCTTCGGCGAACACCATGCCGTGAAAGCCCGCATACGGCTCGGTGAACTCGGGAAAGCGGCCCGATGCGGCGAAATCGAAGGTGCCGCCGTCCACGAGCACGCCGCCGATCGTCGTGCCGTGGCCGCCGAGGAATTTGGTCGCCGAGTGGTAGACGAAGTCGGCGCCGTGCTCGAACGGCTTGATCAGATACGGCGTCGTGAACGTCGAATCGACGAGCAGCGGGATGCGCTGCGTACCCGCGATTTGCGCAAGCGCCGCGATATCGAGCACCTCGAGCCCCGGGTTGCCGAGCGTCTCGCCGAACAGCAGCCGGGTAGCCGGCCGCATGGCCGCGCGCCAGCCATCGAGGTCGCCGGGCCTGACGAAGGTCGTTTCGATGCCGAAGCGCGGCAGCGTGTAGCTGAGCAGATTGTGCGACCCGCCGTACAGCGCGCTCGACGCGACGATATGCGACCCCGCGCCCATCAGCGTCGCGATGGCAAGGTGCAG
The nucleotide sequence above comes from Paraburkholderia sp. SOS3. Encoded proteins:
- a CDS encoding alpha/beta fold hydrolase; the encoded protein is MIVDVNGKAAYAYTGGKPFDPALPTAVFIHGAEHDHSVWALQTRYFAHHGFGVLALDLPGHCRSAGPALASIGELADWLAALLDATGIARAFVAGHSMGSLVALDFAARYAARATHLALLATAAPMTVSDTLLAAARERETEAIDMVNQWSHSTISAKPSCPAPGFWLHGMNQRLMERVAATGEPRLFHTDFSACNAYADGLDRAARVRCPVRMIVGKRDLMTPPRATRALADALRQSQVPFDIVTLDAGHALMAEQPDATLDALFTFALTSPASVPA
- a CDS encoding Mpo1-like protein codes for the protein MDPHSTQHEPHFASFAEFYPYYLEEHRNLTSRRLHFLGSLGVIGCLAMALASADWMWLPAAVICGYGFAWAGHFFFEKNRPATFRHPIYSLMGDWVMFRDICTGKISL
- a CDS encoding O-acetylhomoserine aminocarboxypropyltransferase; the protein is MPANRFDTLALHAGAAPDPATGARATPIYQTTSFTFRDTDHAAALFNMERAGHVYSRISNPTVAVFEERVAALENGAGAIGTASGQAALHLAIATLMGAGSHIVASSALYGGSHNLLSYTLPRFGIETTFVRPGDLDGWRAAMRPATRLLFGETLGNPGLEVLDIAALAQIAGTQRIPLLVDSTFTTPYLIKPFEHGADFVYHSATKFLGGHGTTIGGVLVDGGTFDFAASGRFPEFTEPYAGFHGMVFAEESTVAPFLLRARREGLRDFGACLHPQAAWQLLQGIETLPLRMERHVANTRKVVDFLAAHPAVESVAYPELPSHPDHALAKRLLPRGAGAVFSFNLRGDRAAGRRFIEALTLFSHLANVGDARSLVIHPASTTHFRMDTAALAAAGIAEGTVRLSVGLEDPDDLIDDLKRALKAVQKAAGAGVGTKERQPQQATASTSSAAQPGTTRKECP